The genomic interval ACCGGCTTTTCTGACCAGAAGTCAGACACCAGAATCTCATGGATATTAGTGGTTCCCGCTTGGGTGGCGGCGATTGCCATAGACACCAGCAGGGTAAGGCCACCGATAAACGTCAATATCAGTGTGCGTTGCGAGCCTAATTCTCCACCGCTGCCGCCAGACCTGGCGATGAGCATGAAGGAAGCAAGAGAAACGAGCTCCCATGCGATGAAGAGGGTGAAGACGTCGTCGGCAAGCACCAGCATAAGGATGGCAGCCATGAAAGCAGTCATCAGAGTGTAGAAGCTGGTATTCCCCGTTTTTTTGGGGAGATAGGACGCAGAATAGATAAAGACGATGGAGCCGATAACAAGGGCGAGGAGCGCAAAGAAAACGCTGAGGGCATCGGCACGCAAAGCTAACTGTATGTCGATGCCGTGGCCGAGGGCGTCGGGTATCCACGTGTATGTCCAGATGAGAGGACTCTCATCGAGGATGGTAGGGAGTTCTTTACAAAGGAGTCCGGCCGCGATGAGCAGCAGGGCAGCTAAGGGCCACCCCGCCTTTCTATCGCAGGCCCGGACGGCTACAGGCGCGCAGGATACCGTAAAGGCAGCCAGCACGAGAACTAACAATAAGGTCACAGATCACTCACACCCACAGATTCGGGGAATTTTTAGATTTTGGTCAACTTTTTTCACGTTACCAGTGTTTGTTGTGTTTACTATGGTCAGGTGGGGCTTACAGCATAGAAGTTTTGCATGCATATTGGGGCGTTTCGGTGGGTCGTTAACCGAAAAATCAGCTGGCTAAGTACATTTTTATAGTATGAGTCGATTTGCCGTTCGCCACTTCAGCGCAGCTATTCTTCTGGCCGCTCCACTGATCGCCGGCACTGTGTATGCAGTGAGCACTGATTACGATCTTGCCAGTTCCTGGTCTACGGGGGAAGAATCAGCCGGGGCCCCCGCCGTGCATGACGACGCAGCGCTTGTCGACGCCCGCCGCGCCGCTGGTGAAGCAGGCGCCCAAGCAGGATTACTCAAAGGCGGCACCAAACAGCTTGCGGACGGCACCCACAAGCTTGCCGACGGCTCCAAGCAACTCGGCGCAGGAACAACCGCAGCCCGCGACGGCGCCGCCAAGCTTGCCGACGGCATGAATCAACTTCAGGCGGCCACCGGCCAGCTGGGGGACGGTGCGACGGAGATCGCAAACGGCGTAGACCAAGCAGTGGGGCAGCTCTTTGCCCTGGAAGCCGTTCGTGGGCAAATTCTCGGTGCGCTTGATCGAACCATCGGAGACATCGCCAAGAGCAAAGACCCCAAGGCCGCGGAGTTCAAGCCACAACTGGAAGATTTCCGCAGCCAGGTAGACACCTTCCAGGTGGACAAAAACATCACCGACCAGCTGACCAAACTCCGCGATGGCTCCCGAGAGCTTGCCAACCAGCTGCACGTGCCGGGCTATGGCTTCCACGACGGCATCTACTCGGCCACCAAAGGGTCCAAAGAGCTTTCCGCAGGACTTAATGAGCTCGCTGCCGGTGTAGACGAGGCCCTCAAAGGCGTAGAGCAGCTAGATCAGGGTGCTCAAAAAGTCGACGGGATGGCAAAAACAAACCAAGATCGTGTGGGAGCGGTATCCCGAGCTCTGCCTGTTATCCAGGCTGGCACCCCCGAGGCAGAAGAAGCAGGAATAACCAAAACCCTTGCCCCGATGTACGCCTTCCTCATCGCCGCAGGAGTCATGCTTGCTGCCGGTACCTACGGGCGTGGCCGATCATGGGTAGTGAGCCTTGTTGGAGGCATAGCGCTTGCTGCTCTAGGAGGCGCACTCGTAGCGATCCTGGGTGCCGAGCTCGGCGCGGCGGAGGCTGCCGCAGCCGCTGGCATATGTGCCTTGCTTGTCTTAGCATCTGGGCTTGGCACAGCAGTCCTGATCCGTGCGTTTGGTGCTACATGGGGCTATCTTGCCGCACTCGTGGGGATTATCGCACAGGTAGGCATCGTGGGATGGGTGTGGAATTCTGCAGCGACAGCGCAGATCGGCACAACCGCCCAGGCACTGGTGAACCTTATGCCGTTGAACTATCCCACGCTGGCGCTAAGCTCGCTCGGCAACGGGACAAACTCCCCAGCGCTCTGGGTCGCCGTCCTGGTCACTGCTGGTTTAGCAGCCGCCGGGGCAGTATCGCTGAAGCTGCTGGGCAGGCGCGAGTCCTCAGGTGCTCATGCAGCACCCGAGGACATCACCTACTAGTTTTTCTCTGAATCATGCGCGCCGGTAAGGGGTAACACCTCTACCGGCGCGACGCTTTCTAGGATCTCTTGCTCTGGTGTCGCGGCCTTGCCCGGATCCACTGGCGTTACCTCAGAGACCTCGATAACGCTTTGATCTGCCGTGCCTTCGGGGGAAGCGGTGACTGCTTGCGGCGTTGGTTGGGTGTCGGCAAGCTTAGGCGTGACGTTGAAGAACTTATCCAAGCCCTTGACGTTAAACTGCGTGGAGTTATAACGGCTGTTATTTGAGGTATTCCACTGTGACACCACGATATTCATGTCGGCGAGAGTGGAAAAAGGCGTGATATAGCCGCCGTAGAGCTGGGTGAAGTTGTTTTCACTTTGCTTAGCTCCCCAGCCGCCGGTGCCAGCGACCACCACGTGAGCCGGCTTAATATCATCCCAGCTCTGGTCGATTTTTTCGGAGATGCGTACCTCGATGGCCCAGGTCTCTTCATTGAACATGCTGAGTACCCAGTGCCCCTCGATTCGACGCAGGGACATCTCGCCGGCTTTCACCGAGTTGCTGAGGATCGGTGTGAGGGGTGCACCATCGACATGCGTGGACCAGGTGCTTGTAGTGGGGTTATAGTGCTCCCACTGCTGCTCATTGCTGATGTCAGCAGGGCGGAAGCGGGTGAGATAGACGCTGTGTGCGCGGCCAAACTTGGAGGAGACCATGTACACGTATCCGTCGTCGCCGTTTTCCCAGGAGAGAAGGCTGCCGAACTCGTTCATATAACTAGCGGGTATCTCGTTGACGCTAGACCAGGTCTTTCCCTGATCGGTGGACTTCCAGATCTGAGTTTTTATGACGTTGCCCAAACCCTTATGCCACATGGCCTGCATGTAGATTGTTCCGTCGATGTTAATGACGTCCGAGGGGAGGAGCGTCAGGCGGTCTTTGTGCTCGTACTTAATAAGCTGCTCGGCTTTTTCGCCCTCGTTGAGCGGGCGAAGGATCTGTATTTTCCCGTCTTCTCCCAGCTTGGCTACCAATCCGATCGGGCTTTTCCACTCGCCTTGCAGGCCCTCGCCAGTGAAAGAATCCCCGAAGATGATGGCAAATTCTTTACCATCCTTGGCCAGCCGGACCATTTCCCCTAGGTCGCCGGAAAGGATGCCGAACTTATCGGATTTACCGCGTCCAAAGAGATCGTCGAGCATGGTGACCGTGAGCCCCTCGGAGATCCGGTTTGGACGCTGCGGGGCGGGCTTAGCGTCGGGGATCGAGGAGCCGGAAGAGCCGGAGGAACCAGAGGATCCTGAGAATAAAGCGGAAGGCAGTCTCGTGATTGTCCCAAAATCGATGGCGTGTCCGGTGCTTACACCGGTGAACGAGCTAACAGTGATGAGGGCGGCAACCGTCAACGTTTTTCGACGGGTCATTCTCATTGCATGCCTTTCTATATACTTCACGCGAATCAAATGAGCATATCAGTAATAAAGGCTGATATTTTTGTGTGACGGGGAGGGGGTTGTCGTTTTTGAGAACGCTAGCGGGGGTGTGCGGGGTAAAAGCCCAGGTCGATTTTTCTAGCGTTCTCAAAAACGACAAAACCTTGGGGTGCTGAGTTGGGCTGCCTGCATTTCCATAGACAAAGGGGTAGCGTGTGGCCTGATTTTGGGCTTTTGTCTATGGAAATGCAGGGTCTGTCGGTGATAAGGATGGCAGTGTCGGCAGGGCGGTGCGATAGCGCACAGAAAAACAGGCCAGCAATCCATAAGTGGATCACTAGCCTGTTCTTAGTGATCGGGATAACAGGATTTGAGTTAGCTCCAAGCTGGCACTTTTGGCGCTGCTCCACTGTGGTGGTGATAGGTGACAAGTTAGTTGGAATACACCGAGGGATTCGCCAATTATTCTGCGCTACATAGTTCTACTTCAGAATATTTTTCTTAAAAGTAAGAGCACCCAGGAAGAAGAGAAAAGCTGATAATACCAGCAGTAAAATCCAAGAAATTACGACCACCCAGTTGGGTTCCCCAATATAGATTTCCCTAACCGGAGTAGCCACCATGGACAGTGGTGGAATCCAAGAAACTGCTGGAAGCCAACCACTTTCAAAAGAGCCAATTTTGATCAACGGCAAAAACGGGACAAATAGTGTGACAAAAAAGAGGATAAGGATCGGAAGTTGTGCAGCTAAGTAGTCTTCATTTCTTGAAACAATAGCACCTGCTATGCCAAATAAAGCAGTAAAAACAAGGTAGCCAGGAAACATAAACAAGAGCACTATGAATGTTCTTGACCATGGAAAACTCGCAAAATCCGACAATCCAAATAAAATAGAAGAAACTGCTGTAATTCCCCAGAGGGCAGTTAGTTGAAATAGTCCGATAATAACGTGGCCAAATACCTTTCCTAGGTATAGCTCATCGGCACGGATCGAAGAAAGCAGAATCTCAACAACTTTGTTGTCTTTCTCGTCAACCATGGAAGCGCCTAGTAGGGGTGAGCTCATCATGATGGACATTGACAATGCAACCAGCATAAATAACCCCACGACAACACTTACATCGTGTGGATTGAAATCTTTGCCGGAATTAACAACTTGTTTCGAAGAAAAGCCGACTAAGGCAATCGCGCCCAAGGCAACCACAGCAAAAACTATCGAGACTGATTTACTTCTAACGCTAAGAAGTGCCTCTCTTTGGGCCACCAGAAATACAAGAGAATATCGAAAAGAATCGTTTGCAATTATCATTGATCAGGTGTCCTTGCCATAAATGCTTGATAGGGTGTCAAGAAGCGAATTTTTCTCGTATCTCATTTCGCGTATTTCTTCGGGTTTTAATCCACATTGCATTAACTCGCCAACAGAAATCTCCCCGGATTTCAAGATCAATTTCACGCCATCAGTAACAGCCTGAGCCGATTCTATTTTCTCGTTATTCTCAAAAGTGATATCCTCAATTTTTCTATCTTTACTAAGATTCAGCGATATATGGACCAATACTTTATCCTCGGGCGAGGAAATGCCTGATGTGTCTCCGTCATATGAAACTATCCCGTCCTTCATAATGACTACACGATCGGATATTTTCTCTACGATTTCGATCTGATGCGAGCTGAATAATATTGCGGCACCGCTGTCAGCGTATTCCCGTAGAAGATGTTGAAAACGATCAACAGCTAAAGGGTCAAGGCCTGAAAAGGGTTCGTCCAAAACCAACAACTCTGGCGAATGAATTAAAGCAGAAGCAATCTGAATCCGTTGCTTGTTTCCTAGCGACAGTTCCTTAACCTTTGAGTCAGCGAATTGGGATACTTCCAGCTTCTCCAGGAGTTCTTTAATTCGAGGTTTTATCTTCTCTTTTGGAATTCGGTGTAGCCGCGCAAAGTAGTGGAGCTGGTTGACCACAGTCTCATCAGAGTAAAGTCCACGTTCTTCAGGCATATATCCGACGCCTCGAACTGAATCGGGAGCGATTTTCTGCCCCGCAACTAAAACCTGACCCATGTCTGGTTTCATGAGCCCGAGTGCGATTCTCATCGAGGTAGTCTTGCCCCCACCGTTTGAAGCAAGCAGGCCAACTATTTCTCCGCGATCCACGGAAAAATTTACGCCTTTGAGCACCTGTTTTGAGCCGAAACTCTTCTGTACGTTATCGAATTTAAGCAAGCTATGTCCTTGTTTTTGGCTGATTATCGTACGAAAGTAGGGGCCACTGTAGCACGGTAACGATATTCTTTAGACGGTTTTTCGGATCTAGGTATTGGAATGGCCCATACTGGGGTTAAGCGCTGATCATCATTACCGGGGCTGCCGCAATAATCAGTAACAGAGATACGCAAGAAACCATCGCGAAGTGTGAGTTAGTCCAAGCACAACGGTATTTCCCCTAATGAGCTACGCTCACAGCCGAAACGTAGAACATTGGCCTCACAGGAAAGTTAGTGTTGAGTATCGTGAGGGCGTTTTCCGGCTAAGAGTAGAAAAAGGAATAAGCCGGGACATGGTGTGCACCATGTCCCGGCTTATCTCAGTGGTCGGGATAACAGGATTTGAACCTGCGACCTCTTCGTCCCGAACGAAGCGCGCTACCAAGCTGCGCCATATCCCGTCGATACTGGACATACTTTAGTTGATCGACGTGGGAAACAGCAAAACTGCAGATGGTGCGCGAAATGCATTTGCACCGAGTGCACCGTAAGGTGCCAGCAGCTAGCCTTAACGCTTTTCCGTGACGCGGATCAGCGTGGCAGAAGGGCGGCAGAAAAGCCGGATAGGGGCGAATTTAGAAGTGCCCAGACCATTGGAAACGTGCATCCACATGTTTCCAAAAGTGTGCAGTCCCTGCACTCGCTGTGCATCGATCCCACAGTTGGTAACAAGGGCACGGGAGCCAGGCAAACAGACTTGGCCTCCGTGGGTGTGACCGGAGAGGGACAACATGTAGCCGTCGCGCTCAAAGCGCTCTAGTACGCGTGGCTCGGGGGCATGCAGCAGCGCAATGCTGAGGTCTGCGTCCGGGTTCGGTGGGCCGGCTATTTCTTCATAGTCGTCGAGGTCGTGGTGGGGGTCGTCGACACCTGCAACGGCGATGCGCACATGGTTGATTTGGAACTCGTGTCGAGCCTGATTTGCGTCGCGCCACCCGTGCTCTATGAAGGCGGCACGCATTCCTTTCCATGGCAGTGCTACCTCGCTAGGCTTGCGCTTTTTGCCAAAGAGATAGAGGAAGGGGTTGACCATGCTGGGGGCAAAATAGTCGTTGGTACCAAAAACAAAGAGTCCTGGGCGTCGGAGTAGCGGGCCGAGTGCGCGCAGCACTCCGGGCACGCCTTTGGGATCGCTGAGGTTATCTCCCGTGTTCACAACCAGATCTGGGGCCAGCTTGTCCAGCTGTGCTACCCATTCTTGCTTCTTAATCTGGTTGGGGATCATGTGGAGATCGCTGAGGTGCAGGATCCTAAATTCGTCTTCGTCTCTTAAGACTCCAGGTTCTAGGATGGGCAGTTCCACGATTTTGAGCTCAAAGTTAGAGCATTCGCGATATGCCCATGCAAGGGTGAAAAGTCCGGTGAGTCCCAGCACGCCGGTTGCCGTGAGAAGAGTCTTTTTCAATGAAGCCACTCGTACAGCGTACCTGCGAGTAGGCTTAACAACCATGAGTGAACTCAAGATGAAGATCCGTGCAGATTTGACCACCGCTATGAAAGCCCGGGAAAAGGAGCGTACGGGCACGTTGCGTATGCTTTTAGCCGCGATCCAGACAGAGGAGACGAGCGGAACAAAGCACGAGTTGACTGATGAGGATGTGCTCAAGGTCATTGCTCGTGAGATTAAAAAGCGCCGCGAGTCCGCAGAGGTGTACGCCGGAGCGGGCCGACAAGAGCTAGCCGACGCAGAAACTCAGGAGGCAGATATTCTTGCGGAATATCAGCCCGCCCAGCTAGACGACGCTCAACTCGCCGCACTCGTTGCTCAAGCAGTGGAAGAAGTCGCCGCGGAGCATGGCGACGTCACCATGAAGCACATGGGCCAGGTTATGAAGATCGCTACAGCTAAAGCAGCAGGCCAGGCTGATGGCAAGCGCCTGTCCACGGCAGTTCGTGCGGCGCTAGCCTAAGCCCTTTCCAGGGTGGTGACTACCTGCCAAGTAGCTGTTCCAGCAGGTTGGCTAGGTCGTTGCCTCCCTGATTGCGGTTGTCATCGGCGGGGGCTTCGTCTCGTGGTATCAAGGGGCTGGTGGTTCGGCGGGGGGCGGTGCCGTCGGAAAGCACAAGCTTGATGGTGGAGTCGGACTTGAGGGGGACAGGAACCTCGGTGCGGACTACATGGTCCTTGGGGAGGCCATTGCCTGCGGTGTATTCGGTGACAACTTTGTATCCCTTGCCTGTGAGCTCGCGCTTTACGTCGTCGCCGTTGCGGCCGATGTAGGAGCTGCCGAGGTCTTCTGAGGATCCGCGATTGTACTTTGTGTCATAAGCAGGCAGGGTGCCGGTTGCGGCGCGGCCGGCTGCCGTCGCAGCTGAGAACCAGGTGCGGGCGGGTTCGTCGCCGCCGAAGAGAGTGCCTTTTCCACACTGGGAGACCGGTGAGGTACACAGCGGGGACACGGTTGTTCCGTCGTTGTAAATGTAGGCCGCAGACGCAAAGTTGGAGTTAAAGCCGAGGAAAGCGGCCGACTGGTGTGACTCCGTGGTACCTGTCTTGGCGGCTGTTGGGGCACGGAATCCCGCGGCCTTTGCCGCAGCCGCGCCGGTTCCCTTGATGGTGTCCTGGCTCAGGCCGTTGGCCAGCGCATTGGCAATTTCTTTGCTGACAGCTTGCTCACACGCAGGACGCTCTAGGTACACCTCGTTGCCGTTGTGGTCGGTTACTGACTCGATAGGGCTTGGCTCGCACCACATGCCATCGGAAGCCAGGGAAGCCGCAACATTAGAGAGCTCAAGGGCATTGACGGCTGTGGGGCCTAAGGTATAGGAACCCAGATTGTGCTCTTTGAAGTAGTCCGCGATGGAGTTATTTTGGTCAAAAGAACCCTTCTCGGAGTAACTACGCAAGCCCAATGCTACGGAAATATCAACCACATCGCGCACGCCAACCGATTCGATGAGCTGGACAAAGGGGGTATTGGGCGAATACGCCAGAGCATCGCGCAGAGACATCTGTGGAGCGTAGGAACCAGAGTTTTCTACGCAGTAAGTCCCGGGTGCACAGCCTGAGGCGCCGCCGTCGCCAAGCCCCTTGGCCTCATAGCGGCGAGGAACCTGTAGGACAGTGTCCAAACCATAGCCCTGCTTGAGTGCAGCCGCGGCCGTGAAAATCTTGAAGACTGAGCCGGCGCCGGCACCCACCAGCGAGGACGTTTGTGGGAGAACCGTCTGACCTGCGTTGAGATCCAAACCATAATCACGGGAGGACGTCATCGCCAGGATCTTGCGCGAATTAGTGCCGGGTTCAATGATGTTCATAACATCTGCGACTCCCGGGGATTGTGCATTGACCTGGCTGGTGACAGCGTTGTGAGCGGCCGTCTGAGTTTGAGGGTCAAGCGTGGTTTTAATCGTGTAAGAGCCCTTAGTGATCTGCTCGGTGCTGAGGCCTTTTTTGTTGAGGTAATTAAGGACGTGGTCGCAGAAGAACCCGCTATCGCCAGCGGCGATGCAACCATTTGCCAACCCCTGAGGTGCGTCTAGCACACCGAGTGGTTCTGCTTTGGCCACGTCGGCTTCTTCCTGGTTGATGTAGCCGTTCATCACCATGGAATCCAAAACGGTATTGCGGCGCTCAAGAACCGCATCCGCATTGGTAAAGGGGTTGAGGAAGGAGGATGACTGCACCATGCCGGCAAACATCGCAGACTGAGCTAAGGAGAGCTCAGAGGCGGATTTACCAAAGTGAGTCCGTGCTGCCGCCTCGATGCCAAAGGAATTATTTCCAAAGGGCACCAGGTTGAGGTAGCGGGTCAGGATTTCATCTTTGGAGAGCATCTTGTCGATGGTCGAGGCCATCCGCATCTCGCGTAATTTACGTGGGATGGATGTTTCCGTGGCTGCTGCTTGCTCGTCTGCATTGTTCGACGTGACAAGAAGCAGGTAGTTCTTCACGTACTGCTGGTCCAGAGTGGATGCACCCTGTTCAACGCCTCCGGCAAAAAGATTGGCGGCGATTGCGCGCAGATTGCCTTGTAGATCTACGCCTTTATGCTCATAAAAGCGGCGGTCTTCGATAGAGACGATCGCGTCTTTTACCGTCTGTGGGATTGCTTCAGACGGCACAGAATACCTGCGTTGGGTGTATAACCAGGCGATCGGTGAGCCTTGGTTATCTAAAATGGTGGAGACTCCCGGGGCAGACCCATCGGTCAAATCTTGGAGATTGGACTGCATTGTTGCACTAGTGCGTGCAGCTGCAACGCCTGTGATGGCAGCTACGGGGGAGAGCGCTAGGGCGCTGGCAGCCCCTGCTGCTACAGCAGCGGCGACGATCCTGGTGAGTGAATTCCACTTTGACACCCCTTTACCCTAGCTAAGCAACCGTTGTAGGGGGAAGTAGGAAATATCCCCACAAAGTGTGATGCATTCGACTTATGCAACTTTCTGTGAATAGACTTACATGAGTTCACGTTGGGCGCCTGTAAAAGGGTGCAGAGACTTGGCTTTTTTGAGTCTCTAGTTCGTTCCAAGATTTATGTCAGGAGGAGTTCATCATGACAACTTCGTTGATGAACGTACGTAAGATCAGCCCCCTAGAGGAAGATGCGCTGGGGTCACTTCGGGCATTGGAGCGTGGAGACTGGGTAATGTATGCCCACTGTCGTAATGAAGACCCGGATGCCCTTTTTGTCCGTGGCGCGGCGCAGCGACGGGCGGCAGCGATTTGTAGTGAGTGCCCCGTGATGATGCGCTGTCGTGCTGATGCTCTTGATAATCGTGTGGAGTTTGGAGTGTGGGGAGGCCTTACAGAGCGGCAACGACGTTCCATTCTGCGCAACAATCCCGACATTGAGAGCTGGCGAGATTTCTTTGCACGTGGCGGCGAGCTCGCCGGAATATAACTGGAATATAGCGAGGAGGCCCTAGTGCCACCGCTAAGGTGGAAACCTGTGCGCTGCGCCCACGAGCGCGACGGGCAGGCTGGCACGCGCGTACTGGGCGTGCGGGATTGCTGCATGGTGGGCGTCGTAACGCTCCTGCATCCCTTAAGCCTTTAAAGCGAGGTTGTGGCAGGTACAGTTATAGGCATGACTAAATGGGAATATGTCACTGTACCTTTGCTCACTCACGCGACTAAGCAGATTCTGGATACTTGGGGCGAGGACGGCTGGGAGCTCGTCAGCGTTGTGCCGGGGCCAAACCCGGAGAATGTTGTCGCTTACATGAAGCGTGAGGTTGAGTGATGACGGCAAGCGAAAACCTTAAAAACCTGGGAATAGAGCTGCCGGATGTTGCAGCGCCCGTGGCTGTCTACATTCCGGCCACCAAGGTAGGAAACCAGGTGTGGACCTCTGGTCAGCTACCTTTTATCGACGGCGCACTGCCGGCAGTGGGCAAGGTCGGGGCGGATGTATCCGCGGAACAGGCTGAATCCTATGCTCGCGTGGCCGCGTTGAATGCTCTGGCCGCCATCGATGCTGTGGTGGGCATTGATAATGTGACCCGAGTTCTGAAAATCGTGGGCTTTGTTGCCTCTGCTCAGGATTTCGGCGGGCAGCCTGGCGTGGTCAACGGTGCTTCGCAACTCATGGGGGAAGTCTTTGGCGAGGCCGGGGCGCATGTGCGTAGCGCCGTAGGAGTGGCGGAACTGCCGCTGAATTCTCCAGTGGAGATCGAAGTTGTTGTTGAGGTTGCTGAGTAGGAAAGAGTTGGCAGTCTTCTATGCAAACGGACCCCGCAAAACTAACGATGGGGTTCCGTTTAAGTAGTTTGGCATGGCAATAATCGCTAAGCTGATGAGCATGGAGCATCCTGCTTACAGTCAGCTACGGCCGGTTAGTCCGTCCGTTTCGGTGGTACTTTGTCCCAATCCGGGGTACGCCGCTCTCGAAGGAACTAATTCGTGGGTCGTGCGTGCGGAGGGGGACTCGCGCAGCATAGTTATTGACCCTGGTCCTGAGGACGAGGGTCACCTTAATGTGCTCAATAGCAAGGCCAATGAGGTTGGTCTGATACTGCTCACGCATAGGCATCACGATCATGCTGACGGAGCGCCGCGCTTCTATCAGCTCACAGAGGGCGCTCCTGTTCGGGCGCAGGACCCGGCTTATTGCAAAGGCGGAACGCCGCTTATCGACGGCGAGTTAATCACCGTGGACGGCGTTACCCCCCAAGTAGAGGTTGTTTTTACGCCGGGACACACCGCCGACTCTGTATGTTTCTTTGTATGGAGCGGGGAACCGCACGCATCGGAGCTAGAGGGGATTATCACTGGCGATACCATTGCGGGACGCCATACCACGATGATTTCCGAGACCGATGGTGATCTAGGGGATTATCTCAATACTCTCGCACTCCTGGAGGAGCGTGGCAAAGACGTGTGCCTTATGCCGGGGCACGGGCCGGAAGGTCATGACGTTGCAAGCTTTGCTCATTGGTACACCCAGCGTCGTCGTCAGCGCTTAGATCAAATCCGCGCAGCGCGCGCCGAGCTCGGCGAAGATGCATCTATCAAACAGCTTATCGACGCCGTCTATGATGACGTAGACCCAGTTCTGCGAGGTGCCGCAGAACAATCAACCCGCGTGGCACTGCGCTATCTGGCGGAACAAGAATAACTGCATCTACAAAAGGCCTGGTGGCTCGGCTGTTCCCATGTGGGAGCCGGGCCACCAGGCCTTTTGTAGGGAGTGAAGACTCAACTCCCTACATGTGAGCGCTGGAAAGCGTTAGCGTGCGCGCTTTGCCAGGTGCTCGGTGTCTACGATCAGAACCGACTTGCCTTCGAGGCGGATCCAACCGCGGTGAGCGAATGTGGCTAGAGCCTTGTTCACAGTCTCACGGCTTGCGCCCACGAGCTGAGCGATCTCTTCCTGGGTGAGGTCGTGATTCACGCGGAGGGCACCGCCCTCTTGGGTGCCAAAGCGGTTTGCCAGCTGCAGAAGCGTCTTAGCAACACGGCCGGGGACGTCGGTGAAGATCAAATCTGCGAGGGATGCATTCGTACGGCGCAAGCGGCGAGCCAGGACACGAAGCAGTTGCTCGGAGATCTCTGGGTGATCGCTGATCCACTGGCGCAGCATCTCCGAATTCATGGTGGCAGCATGAACTTCGGTGACGCAGACGGCGGAAGACGTACGTGGGCCTGGGTCGAAGATGGACAGTTCGCCGAACATGTCGGAAGGACCCATGACTGTCAAGAGGTTTTCGCGACCGTCGAGTGAGTGGCGGGCCAGCTTCACTTTTCCGGAAGTGATGATGTACAAACGGTCGCCAGGCTCACCCTCTTCAAAGATTGTTGCCCCGCGCGGGAATCGGACGCTTTCAAGCTCCTGAATCAGATTGCCGACCGCAACTGGATCTACACCCTGAAAAATTCCGGCGCGGGAGAGAATATCCTGCACACCATCCACGTCAATACTCCTCTAGTAGGCCGCGCTAGGAATCTCTCCAAGCCTGGGCTATAGCTAGTGCGGCGTTATAACCGGATCGTGGCACGATTGTGGAGAGCACTTTCGCATTGCTTCGACCGGTTTAGTTAATGTTTCCTAGATCACCATACTATGTACTGCGTCACTTTTGCACCCTCAAAATAGATTGGTCACAAAGTGAGGGGTTTGGGTGCTGAATGGGGGTGAAATTTTTGAATTATCACGAGTAAATTACTTTGCCGTGGGGTTCGGGGTCCGCAGCGGGGGTGCCAAAAAGGTGGGGTTATTTTTCTTCGCTAGATAAAAAATTCTTAGCATCGCCCGTGGGGTCTGGCGTCTCTGCGTCTGCGCTGGTGAGTGGGAGATCAGTGATCTCGGCTGCGGCGTTGTTTTCCTCGGGGGATCCATGGGGATGGAGGACCTTGATCTCTAGGCGATCCATCCATAAAAGGAACAGTGCGAGAGCAAAGGGGACAAAAAATACCAACAGGAAGCTCATGCTGCCACTGTAGCCTTGCATCAGGCGGCGTGCAGCGCAGTTTCGGACCAATGTCATGGGCCTGGAATAAGGT from Corynebacterium ulcerans carries:
- a CDS encoding transglycosylase domain-containing protein, which gives rise to MSKWNSLTRIVAAAVAAGAASALALSPVAAITGVAAARTSATMQSNLQDLTDGSAPGVSTILDNQGSPIAWLYTQRRYSVPSEAIPQTVKDAIVSIEDRRFYEHKGVDLQGNLRAIAANLFAGGVEQGASTLDQQYVKNYLLLVTSNNADEQAAATETSIPRKLREMRMASTIDKMLSKDEILTRYLNLVPFGNNSFGIEAAARTHFGKSASELSLAQSAMFAGMVQSSSFLNPFTNADAVLERRNTVLDSMVMNGYINQEEADVAKAEPLGVLDAPQGLANGCIAAGDSGFFCDHVLNYLNKKGLSTEQITKGSYTIKTTLDPQTQTAAHNAVTSQVNAQSPGVADVMNIIEPGTNSRKILAMTSSRDYGLDLNAGQTVLPQTSSLVGAGAGSVFKIFTAAAALKQGYGLDTVLQVPRRYEAKGLGDGGASGCAPGTYCVENSGSYAPQMSLRDALAYSPNTPFVQLIESVGVRDVVDISVALGLRSYSEKGSFDQNNSIADYFKEHNLGSYTLGPTAVNALELSNVAASLASDGMWCEPSPIESVTDHNGNEVYLERPACEQAVSKEIANALANGLSQDTIKGTGAAAAKAAGFRAPTAAKTGTTESHQSAAFLGFNSNFASAAYIYNDGTTVSPLCTSPVSQCGKGTLFGGDEPARTWFSAATAAGRAATGTLPAYDTKYNRGSSEDLGSSYIGRNGDDVKRELTGKGYKVVTEYTAGNGLPKDHVVRTEVPVPLKSDSTIKLVLSDGTAPRRTTSPLIPRDEAPADDNRNQGGNDLANLLEQLLGR
- a CDS encoding WhiB family transcriptional regulator — protein: MTTSLMNVRKISPLEEDALGSLRALERGDWVMYAHCRNEDPDALFVRGAAQRRAAAICSECPVMMRCRADALDNRVEFGVWGGLTERQRRSILRNNPDIESWRDFFARGGELAGI
- a CDS encoding DUF4177 domain-containing protein; this encodes MTKWEYVTVPLLTHATKQILDTWGEDGWELVSVVPGPNPENVVAYMKREVE
- a CDS encoding RidA family protein, producing the protein MTASENLKNLGIELPDVAAPVAVYIPATKVGNQVWTSGQLPFIDGALPAVGKVGADVSAEQAESYARVAALNALAAIDAVVGIDNVTRVLKIVGFVASAQDFGGQPGVVNGASQLMGEVFGEAGAHVRSAVGVAELPLNSPVEIEVVVEVAE
- a CDS encoding MBL fold metallo-hydrolase, producing MAIIAKLMSMEHPAYSQLRPVSPSVSVVLCPNPGYAALEGTNSWVVRAEGDSRSIVIDPGPEDEGHLNVLNSKANEVGLILLTHRHHDHADGAPRFYQLTEGAPVRAQDPAYCKGGTPLIDGELITVDGVTPQVEVVFTPGHTADSVCFFVWSGEPHASELEGIITGDTIAGRHTTMISETDGDLGDYLNTLALLEERGKDVCLMPGHGPEGHDVASFAHWYTQRRRQRLDQIRAARAELGEDASIKQLIDAVYDDVDPVLRGAAEQSTRVALRYLAEQE
- the glxR gene encoding CRP-like cAMP-activated global transcriptional regulator GlxR, with product MDGVQDILSRAGIFQGVDPVAVGNLIQELESVRFPRGATIFEEGEPGDRLYIITSGKVKLARHSLDGRENLLTVMGPSDMFGELSIFDPGPRTSSAVCVTEVHAATMNSEMLRQWISDHPEISEQLLRVLARRLRRTNASLADLIFTDVPGRVAKTLLQLANRFGTQEGGALRVNHDLTQEEIAQLVGASRETVNKALATFAHRGWIRLEGKSVLIVDTEHLAKRAR